One window of Lemur catta isolate mLemCat1 chromosome 3, mLemCat1.pri, whole genome shotgun sequence genomic DNA carries:
- the CDC42 gene encoding cell division control protein 42 homolog, with product MQTIKCVVVGDGAVGKTCLLISYTTNKFPSEYVPTVFDNYAVTVMIGGEPYTLGLFDTAGQEDYDRLRPLSYPQTDVFLVCFSVVSPSSFENVKEKWVPEITHHCPKTPFLLVGTQIDLRDDPSTIEKLAKNKQKPITPETAEKLARDLKAVKYVECSALTQKGLKNVFDEAILAALEPPEPKKSRRCVLL from the exons ATGCAGACAATTAAGTGCGTTGTTGTGGGCGATGGTGCTGTTGGTAAAACATGTCTCCTGATATCCTACACAACAAACAAATTTCCATCGGAATATGTTCCGACT gtttttgacAACTATGCAGTCACAGTTATGATTGGTGGAGAGCCATATACTCTTGGACTTTTTGATACTGCAG ggcaAGAGGATTATGACAGATTACGACCGCTGAGTTATCCACAAACAGATGTATTTCTAGTCTGTTTTTCAGTGGTCTCTCCATCctcatttgaaaatgtgaaagaaaag TGGGTGCCTGAGATAACTCACCACTGTCCGAAGACTCCTTTCTTGCTTGTGGGGACCCAAATTGATCTCAGAGATGACCCCTCTACTATTGAGAAACTTGCCAAGAACAAACAGAAGCCTATTACTCCAGAGACTGCTGAAAAGCTGGCCCGTGACCTGAAGGCTGTCAAGTATGTGGAGTGTTCTGCACTCACGCAG AAAGGCCTAAAGAATGTATTTGACGAAGCAATATTGGCTGCCTTGGAGCCTCCAGAACCGAAGAAGAGCCGCAGGtgtgtgctgctatga